The Porites lutea chromosome 11, jaPorLute2.1, whole genome shotgun sequence genome contains the following window.
CATCGAAAAACTCCTCAGCGAGCCCTCTGCAAAAACCGTGGTGGTTTTCAGTAGCCAAGAACGGCAGATTAGAAATCTTCTACAAGCTGCCAAGGACAAAGGACAAACCAGGACATTCCAGTGGCTTGGAACAGACTCTTGGGGAAACGTGTTATGGTTAAAGGGACTGGAAGACGTTGCTCAGAACACAATAACGGTGTCGCCAAAAACTGTTGAATTAAAGGCTTTTAACGAAAGCTTTCATAGATTACACCCGAAGACAAACATCCGAAATCCTTGGTTTAAAGAATTTTGGGAGCGACATTTTAATTGCtcaattaaaaatgaaacagaTGGTCAGTGTAGTCAGTTTTCGCTTTCAAATAGCCCAGTTGACAATCGTGCTGCAAGTGCTATGGACGCGGTTTACGTGTTTGCCTATGCGCTTGATGCCATTCACAAGCGAAAATGCCCGGATGAGAGTAATGTCTGTGAACGCATGCGCAACATATCAGGAGAAGAGATGTTAGAGTATCTTAGAAACGTTTCGTTTGTCGGTGCGAGCGGAAACCACATCCATTTTAACGTCGACGGCGATGTTGAAGGACGTTTTGACATTTTCATGTTTACAAAACAGGGAAATGAGTACGTAGACGCTCAAATTGGTGAATGGGACAAGCGACTGAGATTTACATCAAATGTTTTATCGGTATTCAAACGATTTACCTCATCTTGCCAGCCGACTTGTAAAAGCAAAGAAGTGAAAGTGCCTGTTGCTGGAAAGGAATCTTGTTGTTGGACTTGCCAACTATGCAATGGAAGACATTACATAGTGAACGGCAGTACCTGCGCGCTATGTCCTCTGGGATATGCTCCAACTTTCGACGGACGAGCATGCGCAAAATTAGACATAGTATATTTCGGAAAGGACTTGAAGTTTTCTTTGCCAGCGGCTGCTTTCGCGGGGCTTGGAGTGGTTGCCACGGTTTTTGTAATCTTTGTTTTGATCAAGTACGATAAAACGCCTCTTGTCAAAGCCTGTGGCCGCGAACTATCTCACATGCTGTTGATTGGAATTCTTTTGGCCTTTTGTATGACTTTCGTCACCGTACTGAAGCCGAATGACTTGTCATGTATTGCCCGGTTTGCTGGCAATGGAGTTTGCTTTAGCATATGCTACGCGTCTCTGTTCATAAAGACCAACCGTATCTCAAGGATTTTTAATCGCAAAAATCTTGCAAAAAGGCCGATTCTGATCCTGCCATTTTCTCAGCTCGTGCTGGTATTAGCCGTGGTGTCAGTGGAGATTCTACTCCTCGTAATGCTCTCGTACTTACGCACTCCACGCGCAAAGCTTTTTTATCCTGAACACTCCAAAGTCTACCTCGACTGTTCGACTTCCAATCTGGACTTTAGTCTATCGCAAGTGTACAACTTCATCTTGATCTTCATGTGTACCATTTACGCTTTCAAAACGCGGAAAATCCCCAGCAATTTTAACGAAGCTAAGTACATTGCTTTCGCGATGTATTCATCGTGTGTAGTGTGGCTTGCCTTCTTGGCTGTGTACTACATGGAGAAATCATATGACCAGAAACCTTTGATTCTCTGTGTAAGCGTTTCTTTGATCGCGTTTGTTCTTCTAAGTTGTTTATATGGACCTAAAGTGTACATTATAGTGTTTCGACCTCACAGAAATGTTCGCAGACATGTAAACCCAAGCTTGAGCTTATCTAGTGTGAGTAAAGAGAAGGGTCAGAAGGCAGGATCGCACGGATATGTTGGAGTGAATCAGAATGGTGACAACGACGAAGATGAAATTGCTGGCAGCAGGTAATGACCTAACCGAAGCTGCCGCAAACAATTATGGGATCAATGGaagtttctgggtaactgaccacctacccatCCCTTAAGTCTCAATTTTGCCcgaagtgagaagtaagtgttaatgttgacttaggggaggggtaggtggtcagttacccagaaacttcaattgatcacaatagtccagtttcgagttcgctatgaccgctgaattaaagaagtgaagacaaattttttacaggcttagcctccatctgaagtaaatatattcacaaattcaacgagaaaaagacctgtttattgcTCTGTCTATTGtatatattcaaatttcaaacacttactcgccggaatttctgaatatgTTACTTTaagtcgaggctaaccctgtatgaatgtgtcgttaatgtttgtattcagcggtaatttttaattcgaaactggtctattatcgccccatgtaaggtaatccggattccggaatcccaacaatttttgctcgtggaatccggaatcctgggctttggaatccgggaTTTAGCTCAAGGAATCTGAAATCTAACGATTGGAGTTCCATTGACATGAAATCTGGCATGCAGTACCTGGAACAACTCGGAACTAGCCACAAcgtggaatctagaatccaggattaccttacatggtgTGACAATTGACAAGTGACAGTTTGGTCCCCGAGAAGGTACCTGAATCTGTCGCCACCTTAGACTCGCGCGATTCCACACAGAGAGCATCCTCATAACTTtcaattttgaattattttattttcttcctaAGCGCCGAGGATGCAGTGGAAAAGAAACGTGATTCGTCGGATTCTAGCAAACCTGTATCTGAACTCAATACGGAGGAAAATGGAGCTGTACCTAGTAAAAAACACGAGGTATTAATAAGATTTTATTTACATCCACTGCTCGATACTCTACCGTTCTACCACCCTATCAGTAATAGATTAGAAGGATATCTTAATTAGCCTGTTCGAAAGTAGGTAGGGAAAGTAGCTTGTCCTGTCAAGCAGTTAGTCCTCCAACCATCCAGTTTTCCTCCTTGCTTCTCTATATTCAGACATCCACCTTTTTAAGTGACACAGCCTTGAACAGCTTGCCAATCAGTCTGTTGGTCAGTAGCTCAGTCAGCCAGCAAGTCCGTTAGTCAATCTGATTGTCAAAGGTCAGCCAGTCACTTGCAGGCAGACAGTCAGTAGTTAATCAGTCTTTCGGTCTGCAACCAGTTATCTAACATATACAATAGGCAGCCAGTCCCTTGTTCTGTCAGGTAAAGAATCAATCACTTAAGTTTTTCTCTACCAATTTTCGCAGATGGAGAAACTCATCAAACATCTAAGAAAAGAGCTAGTTTCCACGAAGGAATCTTTGCGCACGACTCAAGACCAGCTGCTCAAGCAAGTACCGAACTGCCGAAATTGGGGTAACTCGAGAGAAGCTAATTCACCGCAAGGATACGAGAAGTTAATCAAAGGCGAGGCTACCTCAGGGTGCGTATGGCAAATGCCTTGAAATAAGATTATTGGCCAAAATTTAAGGATATGCctctttgttttccattttgattCCAAAAATAGGTCAAGTTATCACCCGCACAACCTGAAATCCCTGAAAATTTAGTTATGGTTTACCGACTGCTGTGATACCTCTTGACAACATGACCTTTTATAGAGGATGAGACAATAAAATACAGCGTTGAAATTTTGGTTAAAGTAGTTCTTATCTGGCTAAAAGAGGGCAGGTTTAGTACATAAACAATTTAGGAAAATTACACTTGGGACTTTAGCAAATGACCGCTTAATTAGAACGGACTCTCTCAAATACAGGGTTGACTCAGCCTTATATCCAGGCTTCTCTGTCGCTATACGAAGACGGCGGGACGGTGAAAGGTTGGAGGTTCGACCGCCTTTTTTTCCATCCCATGATGCCTCGAGCATCAATTGTTTCCAGTCGCTTGCCTCGTCTCTCGCGCGCGGGCAACGAAGCTGGTGCGCGTGGAGGAGGCTGGGGAAAACATGCATTGCATAGGGGGGAGTCCAATTGACAGGAAACTCGCGCATGAAAAAATTCTTGTGACAGGACGGCCCGAGCTGTTAAATGCTGGACTCTTTAGACAAGGACAAGAACCCTTAAGCTGCTTCCAATATAGCTTGCGTAGCTGGCAGGAATTATATGGTCGGCCGCATTTTCTTCATATTTGCCCCCCCCACCCGCCCTTCCTCGGGGGAACTCCCATTtcaaagtgacggggatgcttgTCTGAACATTTAAATTAAATCCCTGAGGGAGACCAATGTGAGCGTGGCTTAAGCTTAAACTGACTTCTTTGTGGTCACTGTCATTGTAgtgttttgtaaatttctttatgcacaacCCTAAGCAACACCTAAACGGGAAATTAATATATAGTGACTTGCCAGTCCCAAACaacctaagtgagaccaaaatctgcactTTACACCCCTAAACGacacgacgagcatccccgtcattTTTATAACCCCTGGGGTTATTTGCCCGCTGGTcctgccagctacgcaggctaatgacACTTTATCAAGAATAACTTTTGTTGTCATGTATTCTAACTATGTCCGTTTTTGCCAGGAAGGCTTTAAGAAATGACggaacaaagaaaggaaaaggaagaacTTGTTTCAACGAAGAAGATCGTTTGTACTACCAAAGGACGTCGGATTCTATTCTCCCTAAAAAGAGTAAAACTTATCAATTTGTTTGCGGTAAAAAACCTTCGCCATCGCAAAGGAAATCTGCATCCTCTGTTCCCTCCAGTGACTTTATAGAAGAAGATCACTTATGTAAAAATACCGTAAGTAATACAGCTAATCAGAGTATTGCAGGTTCAAATATTAGTCTTCCAGACAACTTTTTGCAGCCTAGAAATCCTGATGTAGAAATCAAGGGGAGGAGAAAAAACGTTCACGGGAGACTTTTGACAGACAGAGACGTTAACTGTAGATGTTTCAGTGACATTGAACATAGTATAAACAATTTCGGAGGCTCCTCTGTAATGACGAAAAGCAAATCTGAGTCCAATGTTGATACAAGCTCTGGATCACCTATTCAAAGTTTGTTGCTGGATGACAGGGAGAGCTGGAATGATGGCAGACATATCGGAGGTGGCAAATGTCTTAGATGTTACAGTGGCGAGGGGGACAGCAGAGTCATATGTACTGCTCTCTGAAAAGGCTTGTGCGTTTTGGAAAGTTTGGAAGGCCGGAATAGGGAAGAAACGTTTGATGCTTCGTGTACCAGGAAATCTGTACTTAGATCTGTAAGGCGCCACACAGGCCAAATTTTTAGATGCCCCATAGTTTAACGACACTTAACCACCCGCaaatcaacctcgttcccagggttctctcctacccatcCCTACGGAGCGATAAAGAGAGAGACCCCCTCTCGattaggagagagaacctgggaacgaggttgcccgCAATTCAGTGACTAAAGGCTCATTAAACGAAACTGGCCTCCCAGTCAGCGGACATTGTAAAGGAATCGTACTTCCCCCTGGTGGTGGAGGGAATACAACTCCTTAATGAATGATCATTGAGATTCCCGTTCTCCCATCCAGACCTTAAAATATCTTAGCCCCTAAAAAGGTAACCATTTGTCTCTAGCACAAATAGTCCTTCGCGCCTATCCGTCGCTACAATTGGCAACTTTAATTTCATGGGCcagttaaaatttcttttatcgACTCTTTCGTGTTGTTGTTTCGCACGGTTGTATAAAGTAGAGATTTAACacttaatttttcaaatcaCTTGATCCTCCAAACTGAAGAAATCAGGGGCCACTTTACAATTGTTTGCCTGCAACCTCAGGCGGGGCTGGGCGGTGACTGTGTTTTGACAGAAACCTCATGGTGCATAAGAGAATGATTTACATGAAAGGTATTCCAGAGGGAAGGTAATTCATTGAAGTTTCTATCAACACAAGCTTGCTCGCAGTGAACAAGGCT
Protein-coding sequences here:
- the LOC140952078 gene encoding metabotropic glutamate receptor 2-like isoform X1 is translated as MKQGRTMIRAVFFAMATLLDHVMCQDGSLLVNGDIIIGGLVPIHTTNSENPAICGDLNERVGIQRLEAMLFAMDIINSNKSVLKNISLGLEVYDTCSSEIVALDRALHFVKDSAFVKEKHATGNHIVPGVIGPSYSSVSVQVAHLFRLFQIPQVSFDSTSYELSDKTRFDFFSRTVPHDLYQAKALIDIAKFMNWTYVSVVYSGDSYGMLGFQAVKKEAKRAGICIAATEKVELTSSVDVFPLVIEKLLSEPSAKTVVVFSSQERQIRNLLQAAKDKGQTRTFQWLGTDSWGNVLWLKGLEDVAQNTITVSPKTVELKAFNESFHRLHPKTNIRNPWFKEFWERHFNCSIKNETDGQCSQFSLSNSPVDNRAASAMDAVYVFAYALDAIHKRKCPDESNVCERMRNISGEEMLEYLRNVSFVGASGNHIHFNVDGDVEGRFDIFMFTKQGNEYVDAQIGEWDKRLRFTSNVLSVFKRFTSSCQPTCKSKEVKVPVAGKESCCWTCQLCNGRHYIVNGSTCALCPLGYAPTFDGRACAKLDIVYFGKDLKFSLPAAAFAGLGVVATVFVIFVLIKYDKTPLVKACGRELSHMLLIGILLAFCMTFVTVLKPNDLSCIARFAGNGVCFSICYASLFIKTNRISRIFNRKNLAKRPILILPFSQLVLVLAVVSVEILLLVMLSYLRTPRAKLFYPEHSKVYLDCSTSNLDFSLSQVYNFILIFMCTIYAFKTRKIPSNFNEAKYIAFAMYSSCVVWLAFLAVYYMEKSYDQKPLILCVSVSLIAFVLLSCLYGPKVYIIVFRPHRNVRRHVNPSLSLSSVSKEKGQKAGSHGYVGVNQNGDNDEDEIAGSSAEDAVEKKRDSSDSSKPVSELNTEENGAVPSKKHEMEKLIKHLRKELVSTKESLRTTQDQLLKQVPNCRNWGNSREANSPQGYEKLIKGEATSGKALRNDGTKKGKGRTCFNEEDRLYYQRTSDSILPKKSKTYQFVCGKKPSPSQRKSASSVPSSDFIEEDHLCKNTVSNTANQSIAGSNISLPDNFLQPRNPDVEIKGRRKNVHGRLLTDRDVNCRCFSDIEHSINNFGGSSVMTKSKSESNVDTSSGSPIQSLLLDDRESWNDGRHIGGGKCLRCYSGEGDSRVICTAL
- the LOC140952078 gene encoding metabotropic glutamate receptor 2-like isoform X2 — encoded protein: MKQGRTMIRAVFFAMATLLDHVMCQDGSLLVNGDIIIGGLVPIHTTNSENPAICGDLNERVGIQRLEAMLFAMDIINSNKSVLKNISLGLEVYDTCSSEIVALDRALHFVKDSAFVKEKHATGNHIVPGVIGPSYSSVSVQVAHLFRLFQIPQVSFDSTSYELSDKTRFDFFSRTVPHDLYQAKALIDIAKFMNWTYVSVVYSGDSYGMLGFQAVKKEAKRAGICIAATEKVELTSSVDVFPLVIEKLLSEPSAKTVVVFSSQERQIRNLLQAAKDKGQTRTFQWLGTDSWGNVLWLKGLEDVAQNTITVSPKTVELKAFNESFHRLHPKTNIRNPWFKEFWERHFNCSIKNETDGQCSQFSLSNSPVDNRAASAMDAVYVFAYALDAIHKRKCPDESNVCERMRNISGEEMLEYLRNVSFVGASGNHIHFNVDGDVEGRFDIFMFTKQGNEYVDAQIGEWDKRLRFTSNVLSVFKRFTSSCQPTCKSKEVKVPVAGKESCCWTCQLCNGRHYIVNGSTCALCPLGYAPTFDGRACAKLDIVYFGKDLKFSLPAAAFAGLGVVATVFVIFVLIKYDKTPLVKACGRELSHMLLIGILLAFCMTFVTVLKPNDLSCIARFAGNGVCFSICYASLFIKTNRISRIFNRKNLAKRPILILPFSQLVLVLAVVSVEILLLVMLSYLRTPRAKLFYPEHSKVYLDCSTSNLDFSLSQVYNFILIFMCTIYAFKTRKIPSNFNEAKYIAFAMYSSCVVWLAFLAVYYMEKSYDQKPLILCVSVSLIAFVLLSCLYGPKVYIIVFRPHRNVRRHVNPSLSLSSVSKEKGQKAGSHGYVGVNQNGDNDEDEIAGSSAEDAVEKKRDSSDSSKPVSELNTEENGAVPSKKHEMEKLIKHLRKELVSTKESLRTTQDQLLKQVPNCRNWGNSREANSPQGYEKLIKGEATSGL